AGAGACACACCCATCATAACCCAATGTGGTGTGAATAGTGGTTGAAATGGCGACCGGTTGCCGTCTCCTGCTACTTTGGAGGTTACCCGGAAGCGACTGGTGCGACCGGTTATAAGCGTTCGAAGCGCAGAGGTGAAGGCAAACATCTTAATAGCGTCATACCGTAATATATCCCATATATTGTATATACCTCGGCCAAGAAGCCACAGTGCGCTGAAGGTAAGAATCATATAGGGTGTAAAACGCACCCAAAACGACCAACTCAGGGTGTTGATGGGCAGCACTCCCGTCAATAAAACAAGGATAGGTATAGCCAGAAGAGTGAGCTTCTGCAGCGCATCGAAGTAGGTCTCCATTGAGGCAAAAAAACTAATCCGCTGACCTAAAGTGAGGCCGCGACCCCACAGTGGGTTGTCTTTTCGAAGGACTTGCATCGCTCCCTGCGCCCAGCGAAAACGCTGAGCCAGGAAGTCCTTGAGAGTTGCCGGTGCCAGCCCGGATGCCAACGGGCGGTCAATGTAGACCACGCGGTAGCCGCGCCTTGCCAGGCGAATAGAAGTATGCAGGTCTTCTGTTACAGTTTCTTCGGCTATACCGCCGATATTGTCGATTGCCGAGCGGCGTAACACCGATGGAGTACCACACCAGAAGGCTGAGTTGGTGCGGTTCTTTCCCGGCAGAATTACATGAAAGAATAGCTTCTGCTCATGCCAGTCGGGGCTATCATGCTCGAATGAATCGAGGTTGTAGAATAGCTGCGGTCCTTGAACAACAGCTACGGTTGTGTCCTCAAAGAAGCCGATTGTCTCATCAAGAAAACCAGGGAGTGGTATGTGATCAGCATCCAAAGTTGCGATCAACTCTCCGGTAGTTCGGCTAAGTGCGTAGTTCAAGTTACCTGCTTTTGCTCCCTCATGCGTGGGACGTGCCATGTACTCGCAGTTGAAGGCGGCGGCAAGGGCACGAACCTCCTCACGTCCACCGTCATCCAGAATGTAAGTCCGGTGAGGATAACGTATTTTGGCACATCCGGCCAGTGTGGCACGGAGAACATCTACAGGCTCATTGTATGTGGGGATGAGTACATCAACGATAGTGTTACGCTTTGCCTTCGGGGGCACAGGATACACCAGTCGCCAGGCCATGAAGGCATATAGAAGAAATACCATCAGGCCATAGGCTTCTGCTGCCCACAGCAACCAGGAAAGGAGCATCGCCTCGGGATTCAGCGTTGACAATCGCCATATCAAATAGTAAAGGGTAAAGGCTACAGCAATAACGGTAACGCACTGTATAATGGGCTCAGCAATGCGCTTTGGCTGTCTTGCCTTGGCGGACTCTGGGCTCGCTTTGTTTTTGGCAATTACAAGAGCCAGAGCCAGTACGTATAGGCTTGCATAAATGATTATTATTACGTAAATAAGCCACTCAGCCATCTTACTTATCCGCTGCTATACTTAGTTAACATAAATGTACAGCAGTAGTACTCTGGCGTCTATAAACTTTATGGCTAATATGCCTGCATACTTTATGACTAGGACGACTTAGTACTTCTATACTAAGTAAGCATTTGGCAATGTTTGCCGGGCTCTTTGGAAGTTACCCCTGCTTAAGCACGTTGAATTTTAGACAGTCGATTCTTGTTTGCTTTTATGCAGTGTTTAAAGACAGGGTAGAATATCGGTAAGGTCAGTAGCAGGGATGAGGCGAGAACGAGGCACGAGATTTGCCGTGACGTTAATGCCGGCGGAATGTAATCGTACAGGCATCATTCCTGTGGTGAGCCTGGAGGGTAGCTCGTTTGTCCAGGAATTAAAACTGAACCTTATTTCTGACCAGAAATGTTCTCAGGTTTATTATCCTTCTTGAGTACGTAATTCCGGACGATTTCGAGAGCTGCCTCGACCATTTCCGGCTCGATATGCTTGGTCAGGTCATTTGGGGTATGGTACACTATGCCCTGGCTGAACTTGCTGATATCAAAGCTGATGCCAGCCATATTGGTAGCCTCCACGCCGATTTTGCCGAATGCGGCCGCATCCGTGCTCCCGGCACCAAAAGGCATGCCTGAGATTCTGGCAGGGTAACCTAACGATTCTGCAATGCTGACGCAATCCTGCGCCATTTGATGTGACAGTTTTACCGACCCATTTAAGTCATTCTCTAAAAAGGAGAGGTCTTCGACTTTGTAAAGTGTATCAATATTCAAGACATAGGTCTTGGTGTGGAGCAGTTTTTCACCGTGTTTTTTGCAGAACGCTCGGGCGCCACGGAGGCCAGCTTCTTCAGCATCAAAAGAGGCTACTATCAGCCGGGTATGACGCAGCGGATTTCTCCCTGCTTGCTTGGCCTGATGAAAAAGCTTTGCCGTCTCATTGGCAATTGCTACGGCAATCATGTTATCGCCAGCACCGGGGGATACTTGTCCGGTGGTGAAGAATGCCAGTGGAAGCAGGAAAACCCCACCGACTAGCAATATCACGGGTATCCAGGGATGCGTCCAGCCAGGAATGGGAATGTGAAATATGGTCAAGATGGTTCCTACCAAAGCAACGAGGAAACCAAGCAACAAAAATAGTACCCCTGTATTGATAAGCTTAGCATAGTATTTGGGACAACGGGCAATGAGCTGAAACACATATGCCGCATCGTGATGTGCGCTTACGATGACCTGTTGCCTTACCTTCCCTTCTGGTTCAATGGAGCCGAAGACGTTATATCCGGTGGCTTTAGGGAACAATGGGTCGAGCAGTTTCCAATAGCGTGCGAATTGGGCGTAAAACACAAAGATCCCCAATGTGTACCCGATAAACGCCGGCACAGGAAGCCGCAAGCATAATAGAATGGTGCAGATAAAATAAAGCACCACCAGCCCGGGGATATACTTCAAGAAACTCTTGGGGTGGACTGTGAAATCTTCTATTTTTACTGAACTAGGGTCACAATTCTTGATAAATTCCTCTTTTATCCGATTTGCCGTATTTCGGCAGGCCTCCGTCCCTGCCAGGCGATTGGGATATCGCTCTACGACTTCGTCAGTGAAATCGAAGGCATGTTGCATATAGCTTTTATTTATCTCTAAGTCAGACTTACCCATATCAAACCTCCGCGTCCATGTTAAAACCCCACTGCCCACTTGTCAATGCCCCGAATTATCCCCAACCTCTTGCCAACTCTCAAGTCCAAACATTACAATGTCTGCAAATTGCTGAAAGGGAGGAACAAAAAATGGCCGATTATCCGTGGTATAAAAGCTACGACCCAGGAGTTCCGTATACTCTGGAACCTTATCCCCAGTATAACGCCATAGACCTGTTGGACAATGTGGTAAAGTTGCATCCTGACCATCCCATGCTTATTTACCAGCACAGCTGCCTGTCCTGGAAGACTGTTAATGAGTTAAGCGATAAAATGGCTGCGGCGCTGGTTGCCAGCGGCGTTAAAAAAGGCGACCGTGTGGCGGTGCTATATATCAACATCCCCCAGACTTTTATCACCTACTACGCCATCTGGAAGGCGGGTGCCATAATAGTGCCCTTGAATCCCCTTTACACCCCGGCCGAATTGGAAAATGCTCTCAATGATGTCGGGGCTGAGGTAGCCTTTGTGTTGAATTTCTGGTACCCCATGCTGGATGGGCTGAAACCAAAAACCAAACTGCGATTGCTTATTGTCACCGAACTGGACGAATATACATTGGGAAAAGACATGGATGCTCCACATGCCATGGAGCTTAAAAGCGGTGACTTGTGGTTCAGTGACCTGATGAAGAAATATGCCAAGGCGGCTCGTCCGAAGGTAAAAGTAGGCCCGAAAGATCTGGCTTCTATCATGTTCAGTGGAGGAACCACTGGTGTGCCTAAGGGGGTGATGGGCAACCACATCTCCTATACCATGACGGGGATGCAGATAAGGGCATGGATGGAAGGTGTAGGCCCGGAATGGGAAACCGTGATGCTACTCACACTGCCGTTGTTCCATACCATGGGGGTCTATTTCTGCTTTGCCATGACACCGGTAGCACATATGACCATGGTGCTGGTAGCTGACCCGCGGAATGTTGATGTCATCCTGCAAACTGTTCGTGAGGTCAAGCCCACCATGCTCACTGGTACTCCGACGATGTTCATCAAGCTACTCGAGCACCCTGACCTCAAGCCAGACGAGCTGAAATGTGTAAAGAATATAGGGACCGGGGCAGCACCGCTGATGGCAGAAACAAAGAAGAAAATAGATGAACGGATTAGCGGTTTTATCACTGAAGGCTATGCGCTCAGTGAGTCCACGATGGCCATGACCACCACGCCAGCCCGTGGAGTCTGGAAAGAAGGCTCTGTGGGCTGCCCGCTGCCGGATACCCTTATCCGCATTGTTGATGTGGAGACGGGGACGAAAGAGATGAAGACGGGTGAAGCCGGTGAGGTGTTAATCAAGGCACCTCAAATCATGGTTGGCTACTGGAACCGTCCCCAGGATACCGCTGAAGCAATTCGCAATGGCTGGCTACATACCGGCGATGTCGGTTACCTGGACGAGGATGGCTATTTGTTTTTAACTTCTCGTACAAAGGACGTGATAAAGCCGGGCGGTTTCCAGGTCTGGCCTCGGGAAGTTGAGGAGGTACTCATGACTTATCCAGCAGTATCCGAAGTCTGTGTAGCTGGCATACCTGACCCCCGCCAGATGGAAGCAGTGAAAGCCTGGATTATTCTGAAGGAAGGGGCGCAGGCTACACCGGAGGAGCTGCAAAACTATTGCCGCGAGAAACTGGCGGCTTATAAAGTGCCCCGGTTTTTTGAGTTCCGCACTGAGCTTCCCAAGACAATGGTGGGCAAGGTACTGCGCCGCGCTCTACAGGAAGAAGAGAGAGCCAAACAAAAAGAAGTCAAATAGAATCCCAAAAGGGGAAGACAGGCTTGCTACAAAAGTAAGCTAGTCACTGCTGGGCGATGACGAAATTTTTCAGCGTGCCGATGTTTTCTATTCTGACTTCAACCACATCGCCCGTATTCATTGGGCCGATACCTGATGGTGTGCCTGTGGCTATGATATCGCCAGGGAGCAGCGTCATTACACCGGAAATAAAGCTGATGAGCTTGGATGTTCCGAAGATAAGGTCGCTGGTATAAGCCGACTGGCGCAGTTCGCCGTTGAGGTACGTTTCGAGTTTCAGGTTGTCTGGACTGGCTTCTGTCTCTATCCATGGGCCTATGGGGGCGAAGGTGTCATAACCCTTAGCTCTTGTCCACTGACCATCTTCAGCCTGATTATGGCGCTCGCTGACATCATTGACACAAGTATAACCAAGTACGTATTCCTTTGCCTCTTCTTCTGGAACATCCTTTGCCTTCTTGCTGATGACTACACCCAGCTCACCTTCGTAGTCAACGCGCTTCCAGCCGCGGGGCAGGACGATTTTGTCGTCGGGGCCGATGGCAGCAGTGGATGGTTTGAGGAAGATGAGCGGCACTGAAGGCATGGGCAGTTTCATCTCCTCAACGTGGCTGCGATAATTGAGTCCCAGGCAGATTATCTTGGAGGGGAGACAGGGGGCGAGCAGCCTGACCTCATCCAGTTTGTAGGTACTACCGTCAAGTGTAGATGTGCTGCTAAAATGCTTAAAATGAGAAAAGGGGCTGCCGCGGAGTCCGCTTATGGTATTTTGGGCTAGCAGACCATATTTGGCTCTACCCTTGGCAACAAAGCGAACGATTCGCAAATCTGCCCCCTTATCCTAGTGTTACAATTTAGCAGCATCGAGAATTGCTGGCACCTTGGATTCCAGGCCGATAGCCATTATGTGTGTGCCCTGGCACATGCCCTTCATCTCATTTATCAGGCGGGCAGCTATCTCCACACCCTTCTGCAATTTGTTCTCGGCTTTGTCCATCTCGTCAATAAGCTCATCCGGGACATGTATACCGGCTACGTTCTTATTCATGAATTTGGCCATAGCTGCTGACCTGAGCACTACTATACCGACTAAAACTGGCACGCCGAATTTCTTAGCTTCTTTCATAAAGGCTTCGAACGTTTTGGGCTCGTAGATGGCCTGGGTCTGGAAGAACTGGGCGCCGGCCTTTACCTTTCTTTCCATTTTGATGAGCTGCGGTTCGACAGGGTCGGCTCCGGGAGTAACACAGGCGCCGAGAAAGAACTTGGGTGTGCCCTTTAGTTCTTTGCCAGCTAAATCCTTGCCCTGTTCCAGTTGCTGGGCAGCATGCAGCAAGGAGACGGAGTCGAGGTCGAAAACAGGTTTGGCATCAGGATGGTCTCCTAAAGTTACATAGTCTCCGGTGAGACAGAGAACATTCTCAACACCCATAACGTAAGCACTGAGCAAGTCCGATTGGAGGGCGATACGGTTGCGGTCTCGACAGGTCATCTGGAACACTGGCTCGACGCCTTTTTGGTTGAGCAAGTGACAAGCAACCAGTGACCCCAGCCTCATGACAGCGCTCTGCTGGTCGGTGCAGTTCACGGCATCCACTCTGCCTTTAAGTAATTCGGCATTCTCGTTGAACTCATGGATATCCACACCCTTAGCTGGGCCGATTTCAGCGGTGACCACAAACTTGCCGTTCTGAAGTTTTTCACGCAGACTCATAGTATGGTTACCTCCTTCAAGGATAGCTAAACTTTTGTTTCTTGTTGCTCCAGTGCCCACATTATGGTGGACCTTAGTTCCTTTGGCGGCTGCATTTTGGCGTAGTTCTTGACTATCGGCATGGTTTGCATTTTATCCAGCCGACCTAGTTTTTTCAGCCTCTCGTAGATTAAGTGCCAGCCGCAATCGCGTACATCGGGTTCAACCTCGCACTTGCCGTTTTTGGCACCGCCGCAAGGCCCGTTAATGAGCCATTTGGTGCAGGCGGTCAGAGGGCAAATGCCGCCGGTCAAATCGAGCACACAGTCGCCGCATTCACGGCAACGCTCGCTGCCCCGCCATTCCCCACGGCTACCACCAACATTGATGGTATTAGCCGCCGGATGGACCAGTTTGTTTACCACGGCAGCAGTAGCCTGGACTCCGATACCGCAGGTCATTACCAACAGGGAATCGGCAGCATCTATTTCATCCTCATGAGGAAACAGTCTGGTCTTAACCAGCGCTTTGTCACAGAGAAAATCGACAACGCAATAGCCGGTGACGGTCTTGCCTTCCTGCCCCAGTTTCTGCTTCATTTCCAGAACCTGAGGTTCATCGCCAGTCTGGCAGACCTCAGCACAACCTTTGCAGCCGACTATAAAGATTTTCTTGTCCCCGTCTAAATAGCCCAGGATTTCCGGAAGCGGCTTTAATTCAGAGATTATCATTTGTCTACCTCCATAGCTGTGGTTTCCTCTATCTCCTTGAGAACTAAATTGATTATTTTGGGTATTTTTTCTTCGACTTCTGGGGAGAGGTCAATTCCGAAGTCCATTGTTTTGGGTTCGATTCCGATGATGACCGTAGATTTTGGTTGTCTGTCAAACAAGGCCATCGTTCTCACGCTGTCTAAAACACCCATCTCGTGCAGGGAAATAGACGGTGCTGAGTCCAGGTCTACGTCATTTAAGCTGAACCGATAGATGGTACCTGGTCTATCGCCGGCCTTGACGGCATCGATGATGATTAATTTGTCTGTGCTGTCATTTACCAGAGACAGGAAGTCGGGGTAAGTGCCAGCGTCAATTATATTGACATTGGCGTTGTCCACAACGCCGGCTAGTTTTTCAACCAGATGTACGCCTATACCTTCGTCTTTGAGCAACAGGTTGCCTATGCCAAGAACTGTGATTCTGGGACTGCGGCGAAGCGTTTGCGTCTCAGCGGACTTTGTGTATTCCAAGAGTTCTCCCTTTAAGTGTAATCACGTGTATGGCACAAGCCAGGCAGGGATCGAAGGAGCGGATAATACGCCCGAGCTCAAAGGGATTCTTTTCATCCTTTATCTTGGTACCGATAAGGGCTTGCTCTACCGGCCCTGGCTGCCCATTGTCATCTTTAGGAGACATATTCCAAGTGCTTGGCACGACGCACTGATAATTGGCAATTTTCTTATCTTTAATCTCGATCCAGTGTCCCAGAGCACCTCGGGCACCGTCAACCAGCCCCATTCCGAAGGCTTCGTCGGGTAAGGTGTAATCTATGTAAGCTGGTTCGCCGGGCTTGAGCTGGAGCAGCCACTCGGGCATAGAATCGGCCAGGAACTTGGTGTAGAGGGCACGGGCAGCATGGCGGCCGAGTACTGAGAATAGAGCATTGGGGCTGGCGTTAAACTTGGAGAGCACGGAATCAACCAGTTGCTTTACCGTTGGCTCGCCGCTGGCATAGGTAGCTGCTATACGGGCCAGCGGACCAACTTCATAGACTTTGCCATCGTACCGAGGAGCTTTCACCCATGAGTAGGCATCTTTCTTGCCCATCTGAGGCTCGGTCATACCTTTGGACGGATGCTTGCCGGTGCTCGACTCGGCATACCAGGAGTGTTTCACATACTCCATAATCTTGTTCGTGTCGATGGCACCAAGCTTGAGGTCGGTTGAAATCGTTCCCTGCTTCATAAACCTCTTCCTCTTGGTGTAGTCAGGATTATTGCCTTCGAGGTCGAAACTTCCGTAAGAAAGCAGATTGCCGCAACCGGCGCCGATTTCGAAATAGTCAGGA
This window of the Chloroflexota bacterium genome carries:
- a CDS encoding glycosyltransferase — its product is MAEWLIYVIIIIYASLYVLALALVIAKNKASPESAKARQPKRIAEPIIQCVTVIAVAFTLYYLIWRLSTLNPEAMLLSWLLWAAEAYGLMVFLLYAFMAWRLVYPVPPKAKRNTIVDVLIPTYNEPVDVLRATLAGCAKIRYPHRTYILDDGGREEVRALAAAFNCEYMARPTHEGAKAGNLNYALSRTTGELIATLDADHIPLPGFLDETIGFFEDTTVAVVQGPQLFYNLDSFEHDSPDWHEQKLFFHVILPGKNRTNSAFWCGTPSVLRRSAIDNIGGIAEETVTEDLHTSIRLARRGYRVVYIDRPLASGLAPATLKDFLAQRFRWAQGAMQVLRKDNPLWGRGLTLGQRISFFASMETYFDALQKLTLLAIPILVLLTGVLPINTLSWSFWVRFTPYMILTFSALWLLGRGIYNIWDILRYDAIKMFAFTSALRTLITGRTSRFRVTSKVAGDGNRSPFQPLFTPHWVMMGVSLVAIAVGVAHLIHPIWYQPNPFPMLVAIGWASFNLALLAASVFRMRSVSRRATYRFPVSTDSYWQVIGDKAWYPARSVDFSTTGIGLENTGPKLQLGDRVKLIISNGIHKNGRSAVKRQGALARGNHKIRLTAVVTSENNGHNNEKQRVGLLIKDFASKDDVARYFESVYSPPNLLNGKTSKLQTSPPENILN
- a CDS encoding Zn-dependent exopeptidase M28 produces the protein MGKSDLEINKSYMQHAFDFTDEVVERYPNRLAGTEACRNTANRIKEEFIKNCDPSSVKIEDFTVHPKSFLKYIPGLVVLYFICTILLCLRLPVPAFIGYTLGIFVFYAQFARYWKLLDPLFPKATGYNVFGSIEPEGKVRQQVIVSAHHDAAYVFQLIARCPKYYAKLINTGVLFLLLGFLVALVGTILTIFHIPIPGWTHPWIPVILLVGGVFLLPLAFFTTGQVSPGAGDNMIAVAIANETAKLFHQAKQAGRNPLRHTRLIVASFDAEEAGLRGARAFCKKHGEKLLHTKTYVLNIDTLYKVEDLSFLENDLNGSVKLSHQMAQDCVSIAESLGYPARISGMPFGAGSTDAAAFGKIGVEATNMAGISFDISKFSQGIVYHTPNDLTKHIEPEMVEAALEIVRNYVLKKDNKPENISGQK
- a CDS encoding long-chain fatty acid--CoA ligase, with product MLKPHCPLVNAPNYPQPLANSQVQTLQCLQIAEREEQKMADYPWYKSYDPGVPYTLEPYPQYNAIDLLDNVVKLHPDHPMLIYQHSCLSWKTVNELSDKMAAALVASGVKKGDRVAVLYINIPQTFITYYAIWKAGAIIVPLNPLYTPAELENALNDVGAEVAFVLNFWYPMLDGLKPKTKLRLLIVTELDEYTLGKDMDAPHAMELKSGDLWFSDLMKKYAKAARPKVKVGPKDLASIMFSGGTTGVPKGVMGNHISYTMTGMQIRAWMEGVGPEWETVMLLTLPLFHTMGVYFCFAMTPVAHMTMVLVADPRNVDVILQTVREVKPTMLTGTPTMFIKLLEHPDLKPDELKCVKNIGTGAAPLMAETKKKIDERISGFITEGYALSESTMAMTTTPARGVWKEGSVGCPLPDTLIRIVDVETGTKEMKTGEAGEVLIKAPQIMVGYWNRPQDTAEAIRNGWLHTGDVGYLDEDGYLFLTSRTKDVIKPGGFQVWPREVEEVLMTYPAVSEVCVAGIPDPRQMEAVKAWIILKEGAQATPEELQNYCREKLAAYKVPRFFEFRTELPKTMVGKVLRRALQEEERAKQKEVK
- a CDS encoding DUF2437 domain-containing protein yields the protein MRIVRFVAKGRAKYGLLAQNTISGLRGSPFSHFKHFSSTSTLDGSTYKLDEVRLLAPCLPSKIICLGLNYRSHVEEMKLPMPSVPLIFLKPSTAAIGPDDKIVLPRGWKRVDYEGELGVVISKKAKDVPEEEAKEYVLGYTCVNDVSERHNQAEDGQWTRAKGYDTFAPIGPWIETEASPDNLKLETYLNGELRQSAYTSDLIFGTSKLISFISGVMTLLPGDIIATGTPSGIGPMNTGDVVEVRIENIGTLKNFVIAQQ
- a CDS encoding 5,10-methylenetetrahydrofolate reductase, whose amino-acid sequence is MSLREKLQNGKFVVTAEIGPAKGVDIHEFNENAELLKGRVDAVNCTDQQSAVMRLGSLVACHLLNQKGVEPVFQMTCRDRNRIALQSDLLSAYVMGVENVLCLTGDYVTLGDHPDAKPVFDLDSVSLLHAAQQLEQGKDLAGKELKGTPKFFLGACVTPGADPVEPQLIKMERKVKAGAQFFQTQAIYEPKTFEAFMKEAKKFGVPVLVGIVVLRSAAMAKFMNKNVAGIHVPDELIDEMDKAENKLQKGVEIAARLINEMKGMCQGTHIMAIGLESKVPAILDAAKL
- a CDS encoding 5,10-methylenetetrahydrofolate reductase, with product MIISELKPLPEILGYLDGDKKIFIVGCKGCAEVCQTGDEPQVLEMKQKLGQEGKTVTGYCVVDFLCDKALVKTRLFPHEDEIDAADSLLVMTCGIGVQATAAVVNKLVHPAANTINVGGSRGEWRGSERCRECGDCVLDLTGGICPLTACTKWLINGPCGGAKNGKCEVEPDVRDCGWHLIYERLKKLGRLDKMQTMPIVKNYAKMQPPKELRSTIMWALEQQETKV
- a CDS encoding hydrogenase maturation protease translates to MEYTKSAETQTLRRSPRITVLGIGNLLLKDEGIGVHLVEKLAGVVDNANVNIIDAGTYPDFLSLVNDSTDKLIIIDAVKAGDRPGTIYRFSLNDVDLDSAPSISLHEMGVLDSVRTMALFDRQPKSTVIIGIEPKTMDFGIDLSPEVEEKIPKIINLVLKEIEETTAMEVDK
- a CDS encoding nickel-dependent hydrogenase large subunit, which codes for MSKIVVDPVTRIEGHFKVEVVTENGVVKEAHSSGMMFRGLEIILRGRDPRDAQMYTQRICGVCPTSHSIAATLNLDSAFGLADKIPDNGRIIRNLILGAAHVSDHILHFYHLAALDYVDVTKALKYDGNDPDLNSVKEFAKRGELAPFVPRYEGDYRLSDQMNIGALAHYVKALEMRRKGQEMLVIFGGKMPHNMAVIPGGVTATVTVDKIASFLWMLNELRDFVNNVYIPDVLAVAEAYPDYFEIGAGCGNLLSYGSFDLEGNNPDYTKRKRFMKQGTISTDLKLGAIDTNKIMEYVKHSWYAESSTGKHPSKGMTEPQMGKKDAYSWVKAPRYDGKVYEVGPLARIAATYASGEPTVKQLVDSVLSKFNASPNALFSVLGRHAARALYTKFLADSMPEWLLQLKPGEPAYIDYTLPDEAFGMGLVDGARGALGHWIEIKDKKIANYQCVVPSTWNMSPKDDNGQPGPVEQALIGTKIKDEKNPFELGRIIRSFDPCLACAIHVITLKGRTLGIHKVR